The Corynebacterium marinum DSM 44953 genome contains the following window.
AAGCGTTGGGGCCGCCGGCACCGCAGCTCCACGTCGGCGGCGTCGTCGAACTGCACTGTCCGGCCCCTGATCCACTCCTCGAAGAAGGTGCGGTGGCCGAATCCGACCAGGTGCAGCATACTTGCCGCGCCCCGCACACCCCGCAGGCTGGTCAGCCCGAAGAGCCCCAGGCCCTGGTCGAAGCTGTTGCGCGGGTTGGTCACCACCGGCAGCGGACCGAGGAAGGTCCAGGGGTTGGTGTTCGACGCCACGAAGAGGGGGACATCCCGCAGGTTCAACTCCCGCCCGTCGGCGCTGCGCGCGTGGACGTCGATGTGCGGCGGGTCCCGCCGCGCCCGCAGCCACACCAGCAGCGACACCCGGAGGTACCGCAGCGGAGTGGCTGCGAAACCGTGCTGCCGGGCATCATGCACCCGGGCGACGACATCGGCGTCCATTCCGAAACCCGCGTTGACCGCGAACCACCGGTCGTTCCACGTGCCCAGGCAGATCGGGCGCCGCAGGTCCGCCCGCAGCAGCCCCGCGAGCCGCCTGGCCGCCAGCACCGGGTCCGGCGGGAATCCCAGTGCCCGGGCGAAGACGTTGGCGGAGCCCGTGGGAATCACCGCCAGGGCAGGAAGTCCGAGGGGGTCCCGGGCCTTCCCGCCCACCGGCCCGAGCAGGCCGTTGACCGCCTCGTGGACGGTGCCGTCGCCGCCGACGACCACGATCACGTCCCAGTCCCGCCTGGTCAGCCCCGTGCAGATCGCCTCCGCATGCCCGGAATGATGGGTGAAGCGTGCGGTGAGGCGAAGCCCCCCGACCGAGCGCAGCAGCGGGATGATCCGGCGGAAAAGGCGGTCGCTCTGGCTGGTCGAGTTCGGGTTCGCTATCAACAGGACGCGCACGATATACCAGCCTAGCCCTACGGATACTAAGGTGGTGGCCATGAATCAGGACCCGAAGAACACCCCGTCCGACACCCCCGGCGACGCCGCCGCGGCCGCCGCGGCCGCCTCCGGCCAGCCGCAGGGGCTGAGCGGCAGTGACGCCGTGAACCTCGCGGCGGAGCAGTCGAAGAACACCGCCCACCGAAACATCCCGCCGCTGAGCCTGGGCGACCTGCCCATTCCGGATGACACCGCCAACCTCCGCCACGGCCCGAACATCCACGACGGCCTGCTCGCCCTTCTCCCGCTGGTCGGAGTCTGGCGCGGCGAGGGCCAGGCCGACACGAAGACGGACGGCCTGTACGCCTTCGGCCAGCAGATCATCTTCGCCCACGACGGCGAGAACTACCTCACCTACGAGTCTCGCATCTGGAAGATCGACGAGGAAGGCAACCCCGTCGGCCCCGACCAGCGTGAGTCCGGCTTCTGGCGCATCTCGTCCTCCGACGACATCGAGTTCATCTGCACGCACTCCACCGGCGTGGCAGAGATCTTCTACGGCGAACCCGTCAACGAGCGCGCCTGGGAGGTCGAATCCGCCTCCTGCATGGTCACCTCCACCGGCCCCGCGGGCCTGGGCCCCGGGAAGCGCCTCTACGGCCTCATGCCGAACAACGATCTCGGCTGGGTCGATGAGCGTGTCGTCGACGGCACCCTGAAGCCGCGGATGTCGGCGCAGCTCACCCGCGTCGCGGGCTAGCGCTACTCCGCCCCGAGGGCCGCGTTGATCAGGGCGCGGACCTCCTTCTCGTTGCCGGGGACCGGCAGCTTGCGCCCGTCGATCTGGGTGACACGGACCGCCACCCGGACGGAGGAGACGAGCCAGACGGACTCGGCGTCGAGAAGCCGCTGCACCGTCATGTCCTTGGCCTTGCACCGCCAGCCGTGCGCGTCCGCGTACTCGAACAACGCGGCCTGGGTGGTGCCGGGGAGAACCTCGCCGCCCGGGATGGGAGTGCGCAGCTTCCTCCCCTCCCGCACGGCTATCACCGTCGAGGTCGCCCCCTCCAGGACCCGTCCTGTGCCGGGGTCGACGTAGATGACGTCGTCGAAACCGCGCGAGCGTGCGTGGCGCAGCGCCGCCATGTTGGCGGCGTAGTTGAGGGTCTTCGCCCCCACCGTCAACCAGGGGGCGGGCTCCGGCGAACCGCCCTCCGTGGCCTCCCCCACCCCCGGCAGGGAGGTGTCGATGGTGAAGCCCCGCGGGGAGGTCATCACCTTCACGCCGGTTGTGCGTTGTTCGAGCACCTTCTCGCCGATCGCGGAGATGGTGATCCAGGCGCTGGGGCGGCCGGTGGACTCCCGGCCGCGGGTGTAGGTCCACACGCATTTCGCGTCCCGGCCGCTGCGCTCGGTCCACTCCTCCACCGCCTGGCGGGTGGCTTCGATCCAGTACTCGCCGTTGGGCTCGGGCAGGTCCAGCAGGCGCGCGGAGGCCTGAAAACGGTCGAGATGGCGACGCAGGTTCGCAGGATGGCCGTCGCGGATGAGCAGCGTCTCAAACACGCCGTCCCCGCGGGTGACGGCCGCGTCGTCCCAGTAGACCAGCGGGAGGGCGGGATTATGTCGGCGGACGGAACCGCCGTAGGGCTCGACGACGTAGATGACGGGGGAGGATGAGTCCATATCCTTGCATTATGCCCCGTTTGGCGGGCTACCATCGGGTGTGTGACTTCCCCGACCTCTTCTGACTCGTCCGATTACCGCTCCCCGCTGCTCGGCCGGCCCGGTGCCGCCGAAGCCCAGGGAACCGACGCCGCCGTGGATTCCGCCGGCGTCGCCTGGCACTACGGCGACCCGTTGGGGGAGCAGCGCGCCGCCCACTCAGGCCTGATCGTGGTCGACCGCTCCCACCGTAAGGTCCTCCGCGTGACCGGCCCGGATGCCGCCCATTTCCTCAACAACCTGCTGTCCCAGAAGCTCGACGACGCCGCCCCCGGCTTCGCCGCCGCCACCCTCGACCTGGACATCCAGGGACGGATCCTCCACCACGCCGATGTCCTGCGCACCGACGATGCCTTCTACCTCGATCTCCCCGCCTCCCAGGCGTCGACGTTCCTCGACTTCCTGCAGAAGATGGTGTTCTGGTCCCAGGTCGAGGTCGCCGAGGCGGATCTCGCGGTGCTCACCCTGCTCGGCGACGCCGCGCCCCCCGCCGTTGCAGCCCACGCCTCCCGCGACGTCCCGTGGGGCGGTGTACCCCGCCGCGACCTGCTGGTGGAGCGTGCCAGCCTGGCAGAGACCGTCGCCGCGCTGGAGTCCGCAGGCGCACGCCTGGCCGGACTGATGGCGTTCACCGCCGAGCGTGTCCGCGCGTTGGAGCCGGAGAAGGCCGCAGACCTCGACGACAAGTCCATCCCGCACGAAATCCCGTCGTGGATCGGCCGGGACGACCTGCCGGGCGCGGTGCACCTGGAGAAGGGTTGCTACCGGGGCCAGGAGACCGTCGCCCGGGTGGAGAACCTCGGCCGGTCCCCCCGCGTGCTCGTCATGCTCCAGCTCGACGGCTCCGCCCCCGAGGACCCGGTGCCCGGCGCCGAGATCACCGGCCCCGCGGGCGGGCGCGCCCTGGGCAGGTTGGGCACCGTCGTCCATGACTGCGATTTCGGGCCCATCGGGTTGGCCCTGGTGCGCCGTAACGCGCTGGAGGGCCAGCAGTTGAGCATCGGGCCGACCGCCGTCATGGTCGACCCGTCCTCCCTGCCGCGGGAGAAGGGCGAGCAGGCCGGGCGGGCGGCCGTCAACCGGCTGCGCGGCCACTAAAAACAGGGGGGAACCGCGAATTTCCCCTCCTCCCCCAGCCACCCCCGGATTCGTCACAGTGATCTTGTGTTTTTCCCTATTGATGCCCCCTTTCAGCTGCTCAGGGGCACGGTAAGGCATTTTCGGACTCGACACGCTATTGTGTTCAACAGGAATACACACAGACGTAAAGCCGATGGGGCATCCGAATTCCCTGGATAGCCTTCACATACCTCAAGGGGGTCAGGCCATGGGACGCGGTCGCGCGAAGGCAAAGCAGACCAAGGTTGCACGCCAGCTCAAGTACAACACACACGAAATGGATCTGGATTCGCTCCAGCGTGAGCTTGCCTCGCAGAGTCCTCGCCGTTCCTACGACGACGCTGCAGCAGATGACGACCATGACGACCAGTACGCCGACTACGCGGACTGGGTGGATGAGGACGAGGACGAGGACGAACCACAAGGCTCGTCCTACGCTGGACGCTAACTCCGACCACGCGGCTTACCCCGAACTCAGAACAATGGCGCGGTACCACCCCACTCCAGGGGCCGGTGCCGCGCCGTTGTTCTGTGTGTGTTGCTCCGCCGCCTGGGCGGCAGGGTCACCCAGGACCGCCGGGTGACCCTGCCGGGCTTCCTAGTAGCCGGGGTGCGTCCCGCTGAGCGACGCGCGCTGCGTGTCCTCGGCGGTGGCGGTGCGGACAGTGCCGAGCTCCCAGGCGTCGATG
Protein-coding sequences here:
- a CDS encoding diacylglycerol/lipid kinase family protein, with protein sequence MRVLLIANPNSTSQSDRLFRRIIPLLRSVGGLRLTARFTHHSGHAEAICTGLTRRDWDVIVVVGGDGTVHEAVNGLLGPVGGKARDPLGLPALAVIPTGSANVFARALGFPPDPVLAARRLAGLLRADLRRPICLGTWNDRWFAVNAGFGMDADVVARVHDARQHGFAATPLRYLRVSLLVWLRARRDPPHIDVHARSADGRELNLRDVPLFVASNTNPWTFLGPLPVVTNPRNSFDQGLGLFGLTSLRGVRGAASMLHLVGFGHRTFFEEWIRGRTVQFDDAADVELRCRRPQRFQADGEYVGEFAAAVLGSRTNAIEVFAPKQAYPVARSRWKVLRDGVRIIGSLTRYRKHRQGRDLPGAPGRWGAPPRRRWSRRTC
- a CDS encoding FABP family protein, which gives rise to MNQDPKNTPSDTPGDAAAAAAAASGQPQGLSGSDAVNLAAEQSKNTAHRNIPPLSLGDLPIPDDTANLRHGPNIHDGLLALLPLVGVWRGEGQADTKTDGLYAFGQQIIFAHDGENYLTYESRIWKIDEEGNPVGPDQRESGFWRISSSDDIEFICTHSTGVAEIFYGEPVNERAWEVESASCMVTSTGPAGLGPGKRLYGLMPNNDLGWVDERVVDGTLKPRMSAQLTRVAG
- a CDS encoding aminodeoxychorismate lyase, with the protein product MDSSSPVIYVVEPYGGSVRRHNPALPLVYWDDAAVTRGDGVFETLLIRDGHPANLRRHLDRFQASARLLDLPEPNGEYWIEATRQAVEEWTERSGRDAKCVWTYTRGRESTGRPSAWITISAIGEKVLEQRTTGVKVMTSPRGFTIDTSLPGVGEATEGGSPEPAPWLTVGAKTLNYAANMAALRHARSRGFDDVIYVDPGTGRVLEGATSTVIAVREGRKLRTPIPGGEVLPGTTQAALFEYADAHGWRCKAKDMTVQRLLDAESVWLVSSVRVAVRVTQIDGRKLPVPGNEKEVRALINAALGAE
- a CDS encoding YgfZ/GcvT domain-containing protein, which produces MTSPTSSDSSDYRSPLLGRPGAAEAQGTDAAVDSAGVAWHYGDPLGEQRAAHSGLIVVDRSHRKVLRVTGPDAAHFLNNLLSQKLDDAAPGFAAATLDLDIQGRILHHADVLRTDDAFYLDLPASQASTFLDFLQKMVFWSQVEVAEADLAVLTLLGDAAPPAVAAHASRDVPWGGVPRRDLLVERASLAETVAALESAGARLAGLMAFTAERVRALEPEKAADLDDKSIPHEIPSWIGRDDLPGAVHLEKGCYRGQETVARVENLGRSPRVLVMLQLDGSAPEDPVPGAEITGPAGGRALGRLGTVVHDCDFGPIGLALVRRNALEGQQLSIGPTAVMVDPSSLPREKGEQAGRAAVNRLRGH
- a CDS encoding DUF3073 domain-containing protein — its product is MGRGRAKAKQTKVARQLKYNTHEMDLDSLQRELASQSPRRSYDDAAADDDHDDQYADYADWVDEDEDEDEPQGSSYAGR